The genomic region ATCCGATCCCGGGGCTTGCGCTCACGCCGTCCGCGCCGCGCCGCAGGCCCGTGCAGGTCCTGTGCGGCGATCTCGCGATCCGCATCGCCCGCGACGGCACCTGGTACTACCAGGGCAGCCCGATACGCCGAAAAGAGCTCGTCTGCCTCTTCGCCTCCTGCCTCAAACGCGACGCCGAGGGCTATTGGCTCGAAACCCCGGCCGAGCGCGGCCGGATCGAAGTCGAGGATGTCCCCTTCCTCGCGGTCGAGCTGTTCTGGTCGAAGGGGCCATGCCCCGCCTGCGCCTGCGACAGCGGCGGCCAGGTTTTGACCTTCCGCACCAATGTCGACGAGATGGTCACGGCGGGGAAGGATCACCCGATCCGGGTCGCCCGCGACATCATCACCTGCCAGCCCACCCCCTACCTGATGGTTCGTGACGGGCTCGAGGCGCGGATCGGACGCGCCGTCTACTACGAACTCGTCGCGCTCGCGGTTCCCGAGGTCGTGCATGGCGAGCGCGTGCTCGGGGTGTGGAGCGCGGGCGAGTTCTTCCCGCTCGGCAGCGCCGAGGAATGAGGTGGCGCCGCGAGGGCTCGGCGCGTCGCCCCGGCTGATGCTCGGCGCCGAGGAGCTTGCCGCGCGCCTTGCCGCAGCGGTGGCCCGTCCGCCCGTGCGGGTGGACGACCGGCCGGGCCCTGTCGCCGCCGCGCCGTCCGAGCTGCTGACCCCTGCCGCCGTGCTCGTTCCGGTGGTGGCCCATCCCGAGCCGACGATTCTGCTGACGCTGCGGGGGCGCCAGCTCAAGGCGCATGCCGGCCAGGTGAGCTTCCCGGGCGGCAGGATCGAGGCCGGGGACGCGAGCCCGACGGCGGCGGCGCTGCGCGAGGCGGAGGAGGAGATCGGCCTCGCGCGGGATGCGGTTCGGGTGATCGGCACGCTCGGCGAGCACGTCACCGGCACGGGCTACCACGTCACCCCGGTCGTCGGGCTGGTCCCGCCACCGCTCGCGCTCCGGCCCGACCCGGCGGAGGTGGACGAGGTGTTCGAACTGCCGCTCGCCGTTCTGCTCGAGCCGGAGGCCTTCTCCTGGCGCGAGGAGGTGCTGCTCGGCAGGCGTCGTCGCTTCTGCGTGGTGCGGCACGACCGTCACCTGATCTGGGGCGCGACGGCCTCGATGCTTGGCTCGCTCGCCCATGCGCTCGGCGCGCCTCGGCCCGTTTGAGGAGCGTCGATGCGCGGAGTCCTCCAGGCGGTGATCCCGTTCCTCGCGCCGTTCGTGCTCTACTTCTTCTGGGCTTGGCTTGCGCGGCGCCCCGCTCTGGCCGACCCGCGCTCGGTGCCGTGGATCGTCCTCTGCGCCGCCGGGCTCGCGCTCTCGGCCGGCGCGCTTCTGTGGTTCGCCGAGACCGCGTCGCTTCCCAAGGAGGGCCGCTACGAGCCGGCGCGGATCGAGGGAGGGCGGATTATCGACGGCGGCATGCGCCCTGCGACGCAGTGAGGGGGAGGGGGCCGCGGTGAGCGTCGCGGCGGAGGAGACGACGTTCCGCGTCGCGCCGCCTTCCCTGTTCGCCGAGCCCGGGGTCGCCCGCGTCTTTGCCGCCCTGCCGCGCGCGCGCGCGGTGGGCGGGGTGGTTCGCGATACGCTCGCC from Elioraea tepida harbors:
- a CDS encoding DUF1285 domain-containing protein — its product is MPGLALTPSAPRRRPVQVLCGDLAIRIARDGTWYYQGSPIRRKELVCLFASCLKRDAEGYWLETPAERGRIEVEDVPFLAVELFWSKGPCPACACDSGGQVLTFRTNVDEMVTAGKDHPIRVARDIITCQPTPYLMVRDGLEARIGRAVYYELVALAVPEVVHGERVLGVWSAGEFFPLGSAEE
- a CDS encoding CoA pyrophosphatase translates to MAPRGLGASPRLMLGAEELAARLAAAVARPPVRVDDRPGPVAAAPSELLTPAAVLVPVVAHPEPTILLTLRGRQLKAHAGQVSFPGGRIEAGDASPTAAALREAEEEIGLARDAVRVIGTLGEHVTGTGYHVTPVVGLVPPPLALRPDPAEVDEVFELPLAVLLEPEAFSWREEVLLGRRRRFCVVRHDRHLIWGATASMLGSLAHALGAPRPV
- a CDS encoding DUF6111 family protein, which codes for MRGVLQAVIPFLAPFVLYFFWAWLARRPALADPRSVPWIVLCAAGLALSAGALLWFAETASLPKEGRYEPARIEGGRIIDGGMRPATQ